From one Aeropyrum camini SY1 = JCM 12091 genomic stretch:
- a CDS encoding DEAD/DEAH box helicase codes for MKKFWERIADSLGLRKELSFGEVLDNPLLLGRYISEKGCPGDEWLREAVDRGLHELVARVKAAGCSVPSDLELEAAAVLLFSGRKPWSLEGVEPGGVAVAVCSEGRVVFGYGGLMVDTAAMGPGGRARVLSNSDAAGLAAWGLGASILVHWGCSTRYPRAVDASLLSAIAVPEAGGDLGLSIYHFSSTAGSIVDAVADIVSKSVSLLESLGVDWSRMPPEVRLAPEAASSLTPSPEGAGQAHPSGDVVATDAPRLLYKTWRPYLLDPPDDPGYRGFEYAAYMAVKSIAARGGSVWRALEAAPPSLSESMLKLLRSSEVVPNPRHPARGEQVEAGELRLARLGGEVLLDCVKPLDRCLSRPAEAHSHLPEDLRARIEKASQRPASQGRGVRVRLRVKGWAPQESAAMLGVEAPSGAEAPEVRLEPPQGRGPRGLITTLERLLEGEEGRVLVVTPEETLASLVAESLGGFLAGLRGGVLHRWFVEGGLLVVPWSFLQARPELAVVAERTVVILPEVLLRDEVLPRIIRRFYSGKASLVSWQWGRIVELLHRLGAVGISWAAGHRPLTARGEPVDSGVVKRVLTRVAVTLLGASSMRPGQEAVLERISRVYSSLSPSVTIAVLPTGYGKSLLFQAPARGLAYLGYGALTLVVTPLKALMRDQTRGALRRGLAACYIDSSLSSRARSEVVRAAALGLIDLLYIAPERFEDAGIREVVGGGGLTLAVLDEAHTASRWGETFRNSYLYMAKTLADLRLEQGWPPILALTATATLDIIESVASMLGAEGYLIVDLEEDGAAETEPGPESTVVYRIAPIRPNIMVEARVSPPGRARLDAAAEHVRELAAWATGVSENWVGAVFTGFVKSRVMDWANAETIASRLEPALGGVCEVLLYHGQMGERRRKLVEEMASEGRGRKVIVATKAFGMGVDISNLRWTLHLFPSDSVEDLVQEIGRAGRDGLPARSVILFAPEDFRVRRAMGLKQLPRLSTVLALYNALVELHAREESFTLLLSPPATPPRAVRLLDILRTSGLLDYSVARRLHIYRLRKGVSWRDLEDSGLAPRIVLPRLGIVGFEEELPRGELLEPASLSITLCSGPGGGLAIHYNRPGGGGECKRAIIQRSGPAVIVDMNPEVRHRSITIPTTDLLIYHARLASLEALKVERLRRLLESISGLRGERASRAFREGVREYFNTPLLKPLPDSPERLLKAPKTMKCPSISKCRPLASTLERLVDVLGPMGITVAVAGEEARAAFIRAYSRLFPVEPRIVGLRRALNRMKAGGVEAADLGFIVAVLHRESHYHRFASTVESSDYPYVTVAHVKMPV; via the coding sequence TTGAAGAAGTTTTGGGAGAGGATAGCTGATAGTCTTGGGCTGAGGAAGGAGCTTTCCTTCGGGGAGGTCCTCGACAACCCCCTGCTCCTGGGGAGGTATATTAGTGAGAAGGGGTGTCCGGGGGATGAGTGGCTCCGCGAGGCTGTTGATAGGGGTCTCCATGAGCTTGTCGCCAGGGTGAAGGCGGCTGGGTGCAGCGTTCCAAGTGATCTTGAGCTTGAGGCGGCAGCCGTCCTCCTCTTCTCGGGTAGAAAGCCTTGGAGTCTAGAAGGTGTTGAGCCTGGGGGTGTTGCGGTAGCTGTATGCAGCGAGGGCAGGGTGGTATTCGGGTATGGCGGGCTTATGGTGGACACCGCGGCCATGGGGCCTGGGGGTAGGGCTAGGGTTTTGTCGAACAGCGATGCCGCCGGGCTGGCTGCATGGGGTTTAGGAGCCTCTATACTCGTCCACTGGGGCTGCTCCACCCGGTATCCCAGGGCTGTGGACGCTTCTCTACTCTCCGCGATAGCCGTGCCTGAGGCGGGAGGCGATCTCGGGCTTAGCATCTACCACTTCTCCTCTACAGCCGGGAGCATCGTCGATGCAGTGGCGGATATAGTATCGAAGTCGGTGTCCCTCCTGGAAAGCCTGGGGGTGGACTGGTCTAGAATGCCGCCCGAGGTGAGGCTGGCCCCCGAGGCGGCGTCATCCCTAACACCCTCCCCAGAAGGAGCTGGCCAAGCCCATCCCTCAGGCGATGTGGTGGCCACAGACGCCCCCCGCCTCCTCTACAAGACATGGAGGCCCTACCTTCTTGATCCTCCCGACGATCCAGGCTATAGGGGGTTCGAGTACGCCGCGTACATGGCTGTTAAGAGCATAGCGGCCCGGGGGGGAAGCGTCTGGCGGGCTCTAGAGGCAGCCCCACCGAGCCTCTCCGAGAGCATGCTTAAGCTCCTAAGATCCTCGGAGGTTGTGCCGAACCCTCGCCACCCCGCTAGGGGTGAGCAGGTGGAGGCGGGGGAGCTGCGCCTCGCCAGGCTGGGGGGCGAGGTTCTGCTGGACTGTGTAAAGCCGCTGGACCGCTGTCTCTCTAGACCCGCTGAAGCACACTCCCACCTGCCGGAGGACCTTAGAGCGAGGATAGAGAAGGCATCCCAGAGGCCCGCCAGCCAGGGGAGGGGGGTGCGGGTCAGGCTTAGAGTCAAGGGCTGGGCTCCCCAGGAGTCTGCTGCTATGCTCGGCGTGGAGGCCCCCTCAGGGGCTGAGGCTCCTGAAGTACGGCTCGAGCCCCCACAAGGTAGGGGGCCGAGGGGGCTGATCACAACCCTTGAGAGGCTCCTCGAGGGTGAGGAGGGGAGGGTGCTTGTCGTAACTCCCGAGGAAACCCTTGCATCCCTCGTTGCAGAGAGTCTGGGCGGCTTCCTTGCAGGCCTACGGGGAGGAGTGCTGCACCGCTGGTTCGTCGAGGGGGGTCTCCTGGTTGTGCCTTGGAGTTTTCTCCAGGCCCGTCCAGAGCTCGCCGTTGTTGCCGAGAGGACTGTGGTTATTCTGCCAGAGGTGTTGCTGAGGGACGAGGTCCTCCCACGCATCATACGCCGCTTCTACTCCGGGAAGGCGAGCCTGGTATCCTGGCAGTGGGGGAGGATAGTTGAGCTCTTGCACAGGCTCGGCGCCGTCGGCATCTCCTGGGCCGCTGGCCACAGGCCACTCACCGCCCGTGGTGAGCCTGTTGACAGCGGTGTTGTGAAGAGGGTTCTTACCCGTGTTGCCGTGACACTCCTCGGGGCCTCCAGCATGAGGCCTGGCCAGGAGGCTGTACTGGAGAGGATATCCAGGGTGTACTCCTCGCTCAGCCCATCCGTGACGATAGCCGTCCTTCCCACCGGCTACGGGAAGTCCCTCCTCTTCCAGGCTCCCGCCAGGGGGCTGGCGTACCTGGGCTATGGTGCTTTGACACTGGTTGTCACGCCTCTTAAGGCTCTTATGAGAGACCAGACTAGGGGGGCTCTAAGGAGGGGGCTGGCCGCCTGCTACATCGACTCTAGCCTAAGCTCCAGGGCTAGGAGTGAGGTGGTGAGGGCTGCTGCTCTCGGCCTCATAGACCTCCTCTACATAGCGCCGGAAAGGTTTGAGGACGCCGGGATAAGGGAGGTTGTAGGCGGCGGCGGTCTCACCCTGGCTGTGCTTGACGAGGCTCACACGGCCTCTAGATGGGGGGAGACGTTCAGGAACAGCTACCTCTACATGGCTAAAACCCTGGCTGACCTTAGGCTGGAGCAGGGCTGGCCTCCGATACTGGCTCTCACTGCCACAGCCACCCTGGATATCATAGAGTCCGTCGCGTCTATGCTGGGCGCGGAAGGATATTTGATTGTAGACCTTGAGGAGGATGGTGCGGCTGAAACGGAGCCGGGCCCCGAATCCACAGTGGTCTATAGGATAGCCCCCATCAGGCCGAACATAATGGTGGAAGCCAGGGTTTCCCCCCCGGGCAGGGCTAGGCTTGATGCAGCCGCAGAGCATGTCAGAGAGCTCGCAGCCTGGGCTACAGGGGTGTCGGAGAACTGGGTGGGAGCAGTCTTCACAGGCTTTGTCAAAAGCAGGGTGATGGATTGGGCTAACGCGGAGACAATCGCCTCCAGGCTGGAGCCGGCCTTGGGGGGTGTTTGCGAGGTCCTCCTATACCATGGGCAGATGGGCGAGAGGAGGAGGAAGCTCGTTGAGGAGATGGCATCCGAGGGCCGCGGGAGGAAGGTAATAGTGGCTACCAAGGCGTTTGGGATGGGCGTGGACATAAGCAACCTTAGGTGGACCCTACACCTTTTCCCCAGCGACTCGGTCGAGGACCTGGTGCAGGAGATAGGTAGGGCGGGAAGGGATGGGCTGCCTGCGAGGTCGGTTATACTGTTCGCCCCTGAGGACTTCCGGGTTAGACGTGCTATGGGCCTGAAGCAGCTGCCCCGTTTGTCAACTGTGCTCGCACTCTACAACGCCCTAGTCGAGCTACACGCTCGGGAGGAGAGCTTCACCCTGCTCCTCTCCCCGCCCGCTACACCCCCCAGAGCAGTGAGGCTCCTGGACATATTGAGGACCTCAGGCCTCCTAGACTATAGTGTAGCTAGGCGGCTTCACATATACAGGTTGAGGAAGGGAGTTTCATGGAGAGACCTCGAGGACTCCGGCCTCGCTCCAAGGATTGTGCTACCCAGGTTGGGCATAGTTGGGTTCGAGGAGGAGCTGCCTCGTGGTGAGCTGCTCGAGCCTGCAAGCCTCTCCATAACCCTTTGTAGCGGGCCCGGGGGAGGGCTGGCGATACACTATAACAGGCCCGGGGGAGGGGGTGAGTGTAAGAGGGCTATAATCCAGCGCTCCGGGCCCGCTGTGATAGTTGACATGAACCCTGAGGTGAGGCATAGGAGTATAACAATCCCGACTACTGACCTTCTTATCTACCACGCCCGGCTCGCCTCGCTGGAAGCTCTTAAGGTAGAGAGATTGAGAAGGCTTCTCGAGAGCATCTCAGGCCTGAGGGGTGAGAGGGCCAGCCGGGCTTTCAGGGAGGGTGTTAGGGAGTACTTCAACACACCCCTACTCAAACCGCTTCCCGACAGCCCAGAGAGGCTGTTGAAAGCCCCTAAAACTATGAAATGCCCAAGCATCTCCAAATGCCGCCCACTAGCCTCTACGCTCGAGAGGCTTGTGGATGTTCTGGGCCCCATGGGTATAACGGTGGCTGTAGCTGGCGAAGAGGCTAGGGCAGCCTTCATCAGAGCCTACAGTAGACTATTCCCAGTAGAGCCCAGGATAGTGGGGTTGAGAAGGGCGCTCAACAGGATGAAGGCGGGCGGGGTCGAGGCTGCAGACCTGGGATTCATAGTCGCAGTCCTACACCGGGAGAGCCACTACCACAGGTTCGCC